The stretch of DNA ggaGCTTTTTGAAAAGACCTCCCTGAGGATAACAAGGGATGGGGTAATCCAACCATGTCACCCCCTAGTCCAGAGCTGTGGGACAAGAGAAGTGATGCCCCTTGTCATGGAAGGTGCTGCCACACAAGGTCCCTGTATATTGACATATGGCCAGTTTGAAGGTCTGGCAGAAGCTGGCAGAATTCATGAAGCTGGTAAATGCTGGTTTTCAGAtctcagcagggagagggaaacgCATAAGCAGGTGGCTGTGCTGAGTAATATAGTCTACAGTGGTAGAGAGTTAACAGAACATTGAAGTGCTGCACTGTGAAGAGTAAAGAAAAGTTCAGAAGAGAAGTTTGGAATTGGCAACAGATGGCAAGACCTTTAATGCATCTTCCTCTTTGCAAACACTGACTGGAAAAATACTAAGAATGAAAAGTATGCTagcagaaatattattttggctgcttttctccttttaaggAGATTAATCCTGGTCCTTCATTAATCTTGCTATTATGCCATCTGAAAtcatggttttaatttttttaacagtttgtATTTACTTTCTTGGCATCTTGACTTATGCAATAAAATGTTTGGTAGTGAAAAGTCCCAAGTAGTATGGAGAGGGACTGATAAGTGAGTGGCTTCccaaatatttcagtaattctAGACTGTGTTTAAACACCATCAAAATGTTAATGATTTTTATTCTTGCTGCTTGAGAGAGATTGAATGCTGGTTGAGACTTTGAAAAAGGGCCGtgatacatttttaattctgaCTGCATAGATCTCATTTTCTCATTAAGCAATACAGAATGTCATAGAGCTGCaagtaacattttcaaaagtgagATTTTGCTTTATATGGGCATCATTTTGGTGGCAAGCCTCTGTAAGTGTCTAAACagatattcttttttcttccatagcTTCATAGAAATATGAGACAGATTTATGGGATGCAGCTTCTAAACCACCTCATTCATTTTACTTTCCAGTCTTTTGGAGTCACAAAGACTGAAAAGACCTTTGTTTTATCCTCTGAGAAGCTGTAATTGGTAGTTTTAAAGTAGTTGCTGTCCAGTTATAgcctggtttaaaaaaaattatgtttttatattCATTGAATTGCTTATCTATGCACTTAAATTATTGTTCCTGCCAAGACATTTTCACAATTTTCACTTTACAGCTTTGCAATTTGGCCTTAATTTGGTGCTGCATTGTAAACCAGCTACTTCTTTTGCATAGTTTCCGTGCAAGTTCTCTTTTACATAGGAAATTTTAACAATAGAATTTGGACAGATTCATCATACCATAATGCAAAATACAGCTGAAACTAAATTTAAAGCATATGAGGGCTTAGCATGGTTAAAAAGCCTTTATTGTTATAACAAAGACTTTGAGTTTGATGGAGCAGCAGATGTGTAGTGGAAGAAGAGTTAAGAGAATTTTAATGAGTAAACTGAGGGGCAGAGCACAGAACATTGAACAGacatttcctgttttcctgtgttctcATATTTTGATGGGTATCAGAATTaatgcaaaatgtaattttccagtAGAAAGTGTTGATCttgctgtttggttttatttgttgtttttttttcctctctctctccagtttGTTTTGGACAGTGTTGACAACAGTCTGTCTCTTTCTGAGCTGCCACGGTAGCTGCTGAATTTGGGGACAATGTTGATAGAGAGCAGCTTTTTCAATAGCCCCTTGAAGGACAAAGTTAAATTTGCCAAACCCACATTCCACTTGAAAACATAGGGTCAAACTGGCTGTTACTGCAGTCtgtttttatagaaatattCTAGGATACACATGGAAATTCCATTAAGTCACAGGTGTTTTGGTGAGATAAATGAGtcacacagccctgggaatgAGGATCAGTGAAAGATGGGCTCCTACCAGGCACACATTGCAGCACAAAGCgttcagcagctgctcttgggTGTGGAGACACTCTCAACATGAGTTACCTGCAAACAtgaagcagggaaggaggaggagaggggaattCACCTTGGATTTGCCCCTCCACAATAAAGCAGAAGATAGGGCTGGGAAGTGCTGCCATTTCAGATGGCCTGGGCTACTCAGGTGCAGAGCCCTAAGCTTTCTTCTGAGGGAAAAGAGGATGCCAGAAGCTCTAAGTGGGATCACTCTGTCCTCCCACCCTTTCCTCTACTAGCTATGCTTTTGCCTCTATGTCCCAGCTATTATATTGCACTGGAGGCCTTATCTTTACATCTACCTGCTTGTTTTCCGTATTTCTTTGATCAACTCATTAACCTACTTGCTGTCGTCCCCAATGCATCCCTACTTGCTTTGATTTTCCGAGCAAGAAGGTGGAAACACAGTTTTGGAAAGGGAAGTTTGGCCCAGGGAGGAGGTGAAATGGGGCTGGACAGAAAATGTTGGGGCAGCTCTCATAAGGAAAGATAAAACCAGACAAATGGGAAGGGTCATATAGCCTGGAAGTAGGTAGATGCTATAGCAGGAGAGGATCCTGGGGAGAAAATGGTTGGTGTATGTGCCAGGCACAGTGTCAGACACATCTGCTGTTGTGACTTTCATTTTGGCAGTGTTGCATCTgtgctttcagctgcagcaggtgcaTTTAGGCATATAACGTTGTAAGCGCGCTGCTAAGTGGGTCATCTGGGATGAAAGAACTTTGAAACATTGTCTCAAAGGTCTTGAAAACGTAGAGAGTTCTAAGCAGAGAGTTGAATTAGCGcttggattttatttcatcaaGAGTAATGGCCTGTATATGCATATAGATGCTTTAACCTGCAGAAGAAGCACAATGAGTATGAGAAGACCTAGGTAGAATACCCTGGTTTGTTGAGAAGAGCAGGATTCAAGCACAGCAGAAGTATGATTCTTTGCAGACTTGGTGAGACTGGCAGTAAAATGCTGCACAAAAGCCTGCCCAGCCACCCCAGGGAAAGTAACTTTGTTCTCCTTTAATACAGTGTTTTCAAATACTCTGAACACCCTGAGAGCCATGTGATGAATTCCAAGTGCGTGAGATAAAGCATACGGCTCTGGGGTGAAATGCATTTGTCAGAGGCACTGACTGTGCAGTTGCCTCACCTGCTGGTTCTTCTAGCTCTAGACACTAAGTTTTCCTAGGATATTCAAAAAAACGAAAGTCAGtcttctgcaaaaatattttcttgtcttaAAAAGTGGAATTTCCTTCCAGGCCCTCTGTTGTATTCTGGCTGCAGGCCCAGTACAAACATATTACATAGCACTACAGGCTGCACCCAGAGCCTGAAAGCCGCTCAAAACTAGAACTTTATAGCCATAGAAAGAGAGCATCTAGAGTGGGAGAAGATAATAGGGAGATGTTCTACAGAGGCAAAACATCCAAAGACAGAGAAGCCTTGAGGGATCACTGGTGCCTCAATACAAGGCTGTACCTGCAATTGCCCTGGAAATGACCTGGACAGAAAACCTTTACTTTTTGTGGGCTGTCAGAAAGCCACACACATCTTCTGTTATTATATTCACAAACTTTAAATGACTTCACGTATTGATAGTCTCTTGATTTACATATGACGAGCACACTATAGCACATTTTACATAGCATATTGTTAAAATCCTCTTGTAGAAGTCATTAACCATTTCTTTGTGCTGTCAGCTCTTGATGCAGAGCCAGTGACCTGAACCCTGGGTGCCATGAAGTACTGAGCCTTTTCACTCATGTagggaaataatttcattccatCCTTTTGGAGCAAGTATCTAACTGGGAGGGAACatgatgaagaagaaagaggccactgtgaaaaaatacagagatggGACCATCTAGAAGTATGCCATATTAACAAGAtgtaaaaaagctgaaaatatacTTGATCTATGGTATTTCCCTTCTGTCAGCAAGGTCCAGCATTGTCTCTCTTTCCTCATTGATTTCTTTCTGGCCTTCTTCAACTAGCCTGTGAATCATGCTGTaatgctgtttgctgctgctgaaagagtAGAGCTGGGAAGCATCTTCCCATGCCTGGAAAGCTGGCAGGGAAATGGGTTCTGGTTCcttgttttcaaaaaagcaCTTCAGGTTTCTCTCACTCAGCTTTGTGGCATACAGCTGGAAAATCTGCTCCAGTTGCTCCTTCTCCGTCCCCTCATACACTCTCCAGAACATCAGCTGAAGGTGGCTGACTTTTGACTGGCAGCTGGCACAACAAGTAGTtagcagggagaggagagctgtGGTAACTATCACACACCAGCCTAAAATCTGGGAAGGCAAAAGAAATCAGTTTCAGGTTAAAAAGACCCAAGTGAAAATGCTACTTAAATCACAAATGTCTGACAGAGTGACCACACTTTGTTTGCATTCGGTGCTGGCATTGACCTTAATGGGACATCCATATGGGgactgaagggaagaaaaagtccATCAGCATGGAGGCTTCCCGGTAGTGCTCCTTTTGGTGTCTCTTTGGTAAAGGGTAAAATGTTATATATCGCCTGAAAGCATTACATGAAACTACCCAACAAGAATTACTTATTTTGAATCATGAGGAACTATAAAACCAAAAAGGGCAAGTAACTTTTGTCCTAGATCAAccaattttttaaactgtgacCACTATTAGATGTGTtgttttctgacttctttttaatctaaaaaaaccTCCAGCACAACAACTACATTAATTAACTAAGAGGAATATAGAAGATGGTCTTAAATTTAAAGTGTTCCCCAATTCTTTTGCCCGATGATTCACCAAAATCTGTGCTATTCTTCTGAACCTTTGTTTACTTTGATGAATCAATCCTTTGCTGTGAAAAGCAATCTTTATGTCAAAACTGgcttaaaatttgcttttttgtcCAATCTTGTTAGAGTGCTAGGAAGGGAGGGCATGACAAGGAAGAAATAGCTTGTGCATTAGTAGGTCTTGGTAGCACTGGAATAGAACCTGATTCATCTACACACTGATTACAAATAGTTGCTGTATCTTCAgagaattttggttttgctgaaaTACACTTTTCCAGCATCACTCAACTGCTTTCTGTAGCAGCTTCAGATTTTGACAAAATTCTGtcaagaacattttaaaataaagaccTGCTTCCAGAATATCTTCCTCAGCAAGGGGAAAGGGTGGAAAAATGTGCTTGAAATTGTTATTGTAGGATGTTCTCCCCTAAGGAGAGCAGAAGtgtgaacatatttttttcctgcctgtgccacTGGCCTAGCCAATAGTTTTACTCCTCTACTTCATTGcaatgcataaaaaaaaaaaaaaaaaaaaaaggtaatatttattt from Corvus cornix cornix isolate S_Up_H32 chromosome 3, ASM73873v5, whole genome shotgun sequence encodes:
- the CALHM5 gene encoding calcium homeostasis modulator protein 5 isoform X2, whose product is MCSVCAASGAVPASALPGGDITALSRQGVGSGELRAALLGRALPCCAPLRTNGNCLDFHLFNALAAMKTSVCQSKSEKCFEELHKVACDKSSMPFSESDELKRTLQAQSQILGWCVIVTTALLSLLTTCCASCQSKVSHLQLMFWRVYEGTEKEQLEQIFQLYATKLSERNLKCFFENKEPEPISLPAFQAWEDASQLYSFSSSKQHYSMIHRLVEEGQKEINEERETMLDLADRREIP